A section of the Oryza sativa Japonica Group chromosome 1, ASM3414082v1 genome encodes:
- the LOC4326476 gene encoding benzyl alcohol O-benzoyltransferase, giving the protein MAMELSFTVHRREAVLVGPSVSTPCETKRLSDIDDQESLRYHVPGLLVYRGGQPPAPCVRDNDPSGIIRAALSRALVHYYPLAGRLREVEGRKLVIDCSGEGVVFVEADADVRLEEMEAAAAGGHGLRPSFPCVDQLVPDVRSSGRGGSVLSCPLVGIQVTRLLCGGFIVGTAVNHSVCDAMGIVQFLNAVADIAGGLPAPAVHATWSRELLDARSPPAPAFPHREYDMIDILPGGGREADNIVRSFLFSSTDIAALKEEALLPHPEHRLRGGSSTATSFEVLAAFLWRARTAALEVPADEEVRLVAVVGFSRIAALGLPSGYYGNTCAYPTVVMTAGELLRGCTLGDVVRLVQEAKAAVTAEYVRSTAECLVLRRRPRLARTNLFVVTDVRRVGFDRVDFGWGDPVYGGPARALPTVSLLVNVKGSSNVVGAVVSLPSLVMGRFSAELESFLNT; this is encoded by the coding sequence ATGGCCATGGAACTGTCCTTCACCGTGCACCGCCGCGAGGCGGTACTCGTCGGCCCATCGGTTTCGACACCGTGCGAAACCAAGCGCCTCTCCGATATCGACGACCAAGAGTCCCTGCGctaccacgttcccggcctcctcgtataccgtggtggtcaGCCTCCGGCGCCATGTGTCCGCGACAATGACCCGTCGGGCATCATCCGCGCGGCGCTGTCGCGGGCGCTGGTGCACTACTACCCGCTCGCCGGCAGGCTGAGAGAGGTGGAAGGACGGAAGCTGGTGATCGACTGCAGCGGCGAGGGGGTGGTGTTCGTGGAGGCGGACGCGGACGTCCGGCTGGAAGAgatggaggccgccgccgctggtggtCACGGGCTCAGGCCGTCATTCCCCTGCGTGGATCAGCTCGTCCCCGACGTGCGATCATCAGGCCGAGGAGGCAGCGTGCTCAGCTGCCCGCTGGTGGGAATCCAGGTGACACGCCTCCTCTGTGGTGGCTTCATCGTGGGGACCGCCGTCAACCACAGCGTGTGCGATGCTATGGGTATCGTCCAGTTCCTCAACGCCGTCGCCGACATCGCCGGTGGCCTCCCTGCGCCGGCCGTCCACGCGACATGGTCGCGTGAGCTGCTCGATGCACGCAgccctccggcgccggcgttcCCACATCGCGAGTACGACATGATCGACATCCTCCCTGGAGGCGGCAGGGAGGCCGACAACATCGTTCGATCCTTCCTGTTCAGCTCCACCGACATCGCCGCGCTTAAGGAGGAAGCACTACTGCCACACCCCGAGcaccgcctccgcggcggcagcagcacggcGACGAGCTTCGAGGTCCTCGCGGCGTTCCTCTGGCGCGCTCGCACTGCGGCGCTGGAGGTCCCGGCGGACGAGGAGGtgcgcctcgtcgccgtcgttggcTTCAGCAGGATCGCCGCGCTGGGCCTACCATCCGGCTACTACGGCAACACATGCGCGTACCCCACGGTGGTGATGACCGCCGGGGAGCTGCTCCGCGGTTGCACGCTGGGAGACGTGGTGAGGCTGGTGCAGGAGGCGAAGgcggccgtcaccgccgagtACGTGCGATCCACGGCCGAATGTCTGGTTCTGCGGCGGCGCCCGCGTTTAGCCAGGACCAACCTCTTCGTCGTTACCGACGTCCGACGCGTGGGGTTCGACCGCGTGGATTTTGGGTGGGGCGACCCGGTGTACGGCGGCCCAGCTCGGGCGCTTCCCACGGTGAGCTTGCTGGTCAACGTCAAGGGCAGCAGCAATGTCGTGGGTGCCGTTGTTTCATTGCCATCGCTCGTCATGGGGAGGTTCTCGGCTGAGCTGGAGAGCTTTCTCAACACTTAG